The Candidatus Delongbacteria bacterium genome contains a region encoding:
- a CDS encoding ATP-dependent Clp protease ATP-binding subunit codes for MHSKFSAHVQKVIQYSREEALRLGHDNIGTEHMLLGIVRLGEGVAVQILQNLEAEPGLIRERILERVESNENLMKIGNIPFTKKAERVLKVTYLEGRSFNAEQVGTEHLLLAISKEDDGVAGEVLGSFGITYSAIREQVEALSGGAAAEAAEGKPASKSKTPALDHFGRDLTQMAREGKLDPIIGREHEIERVAQILSRRKKNNPVLIGDPGVGKTAIAEGLALRIIERKVSRVLYDKRVVALDLGALVAGTKYRGQFEERIKSVMTELEKNRNIIVFLDELHTIVGAGSASGSLDASNMFKPALARGELQCIGATTLDEYRQHIEKDGALERRFQKIMVEATGVEETVRILMGLKSKYEEHHGIRYTDEAIQQAVILSDRYISDRMLPDKAIDVLDETGSRIHLAHVVVPEGLVELEERIEQLNHDKEAMVEQQNYERAAEIRDQKHKCEAELKVVREEWERERIACAVEVGPEDVAAVVSQMTGIPVERVTLDESGRLLKLHEALGRRIIGQADAIDRLCRSIRRSRAGFKSSERPIGSYLFLGPTGIGKTELAKVLAEVMFGDENALIRVDMSEYMEKFAVSRLIGAPPGYVGFEEGGQLTEKVRRRPYSIILLDEVEKAHPEVFNLLLQVLDDGRLTDSTGRKVDFRNTIIIMTSNMGTRELVKETSIGFGGEGLDLPGYESMKSDITKEAKRHFRPEFLNRLDELIVFRMLDRTDVNQIVRLMMDDLRRRMGARGFQIVLSDEAIDLLVVEGWSPATGVRPLRRIIERRIEDPIAEEVLKGEFTAGGTVLVSVRDNELVFRESRLQAPDAEGPRILPAPEEPVAG; via the coding sequence ATGCACAGCAAGTTTTCGGCCCACGTGCAGAAGGTGATCCAATACTCGCGCGAGGAGGCGCTGCGCCTGGGCCACGACAACATCGGCACCGAGCACATGCTGCTGGGCATTGTGCGGCTGGGTGAAGGGGTTGCCGTCCAGATCCTGCAGAACCTGGAAGCCGAGCCCGGCCTGATCCGGGAGCGCATCCTGGAGCGGGTGGAGTCCAACGAGAACCTGATGAAGATCGGCAACATCCCCTTCACCAAGAAGGCGGAGCGCGTGCTCAAGGTCACCTACCTGGAGGGGCGGAGCTTCAACGCCGAACAAGTGGGCACGGAGCATCTGCTGCTGGCCATTTCGAAGGAGGACGACGGGGTGGCCGGCGAGGTGCTGGGCTCCTTCGGCATCACCTATTCGGCCATCCGCGAGCAGGTGGAGGCGCTGAGCGGCGGCGCGGCCGCCGAGGCGGCGGAAGGCAAGCCGGCCTCCAAGAGCAAGACCCCGGCGCTGGACCACTTCGGCCGCGACTTGACCCAGATGGCCCGCGAGGGCAAGCTGGACCCGATCATCGGCCGCGAACATGAAATCGAGCGCGTGGCCCAGATCCTCAGCCGGCGCAAGAAGAACAACCCCGTGCTCATCGGCGACCCGGGCGTGGGCAAGACGGCCATCGCCGAGGGCCTGGCCCTGCGGATCATCGAGCGCAAGGTCAGCCGCGTGCTCTACGACAAGCGCGTGGTGGCCCTGGACCTGGGCGCCCTGGTGGCCGGCACCAAGTACCGCGGCCAGTTCGAGGAGCGCATCAAGAGCGTGATGACCGAGCTGGAGAAGAACCGCAACATCATCGTCTTCCTGGACGAGCTGCACACCATCGTTGGCGCCGGCTCGGCCTCGGGCAGCCTGGACGCCTCCAACATGTTCAAGCCCGCCCTGGCCCGGGGCGAACTGCAGTGCATCGGCGCCACCACCCTGGACGAGTACCGCCAGCACATCGAGAAGGACGGCGCGCTGGAGCGCCGCTTCCAGAAGATCATGGTGGAGGCCACGGGCGTGGAGGAGACCGTGCGGATCCTGATGGGCCTGAAGTCCAAGTACGAGGAGCACCACGGCATCCGCTACACGGACGAGGCGATCCAGCAGGCCGTGATCCTCAGCGACCGCTACATCAGCGACCGCATGCTGCCCGACAAGGCCATCGACGTGCTGGACGAGACGGGCAGCCGCATCCACCTGGCGCACGTGGTGGTCCCTGAGGGCCTGGTGGAGCTGGAAGAGCGCATCGAGCAGCTCAACCACGACAAGGAAGCCATGGTCGAGCAGCAGAACTACGAGCGTGCCGCGGAGATCCGCGACCAGAAACACAAGTGCGAGGCCGAGCTGAAGGTCGTCCGCGAGGAGTGGGAGCGCGAGCGGATCGCCTGCGCCGTGGAGGTGGGGCCGGAGGACGTGGCCGCCGTGGTCAGCCAGATGACGGGCATCCCCGTCGAGCGGGTCACCCTGGACGAGTCCGGCCGCCTGCTCAAGCTGCACGAGGCGCTGGGCCGGCGGATCATCGGCCAGGCCGACGCCATCGACCGCCTCTGCCGCAGCATCCGGCGCAGCCGCGCGGGCTTCAAGAGCAGCGAGCGCCCCATCGGCAGCTACCTGTTCCTCGGGCCCACGGGCATCGGCAAGACCGAACTGGCCAAGGTGTTGGCCGAGGTGATGTTCGGCGACGAGAACGCGCTGATCCGGGTGGACATGAGCGAGTACATGGAGAAGTTCGCCGTCAGCCGGCTGATCGGCGCGCCCCCCGGCTACGTGGGCTTCGAGGAAGGCGGCCAGCTGACGGAGAAGGTCCGCCGCCGGCCCTACTCGATCATCCTGCTGGACGAGGTGGAGAAGGCCCACCCGGAGGTCTTCAACCTGCTGCTGCAGGTGCTGGACGACGGGCGCCTGACGGACTCCACCGGCCGCAAGGTGGACTTCCGCAACACGATCATCATCATGACCTCGAACATGGGCACGCGCGAGCTGGTCAAGGAGACGTCCATCGGCTTCGGCGGCGAGGGCCTGGACCTGCCGGGCTACGAGTCCATGAAGTCCGACATCACCAAGGAAGCCAAGCGCCACTTCCGGCCCGAGTTCCTCAACCGGCTGGATGAGCTGATCGTCTTCCGCATGCTGGACCGCACGGACGTGAACCAGATCGTCCGCCTGATGATGGACGACCTGCGCCGGCGGATGGGCGCGCGAGGTTTCCAGATCGTGCTCAGCGACGAGGCCATCGACCTGCTGGTGGTGGAGGGTTGGAGCCCGGCCACGGGCGTGCGCCCGCTGCGCCGGATCATCGAGCGCCGCATCGAGGACCCCATCGCCGAGGAGGTGCTCAAGGGTGAGTTCACCGCCGGCGGCACGGTGCTGGTCAGCGTGCGCGACAACGAGCTGGTCTTCCGCGAGTCCCGCCTGCAGGCCCCGGACGCCGAGGGTCCGCGGATCCTGCCGGCCCCGGAAGAGCCCGTGGCGGGCTGA